Proteins encoded together in one Acidaminococcus timonensis window:
- a CDS encoding pyridoxal phosphate-dependent aminotransferase, with product MELRIAERMKVLEPSGIRKVNEKALAMERQGEKVLHFELGRPDFDTPEYIKKACMADLEKGDVFYTSNFGTMELRKAIAWKLKTQNHIDYRPEEILVTVGLSEAVYEAMAALLDPGDEILVPNPGWLNYKNIPRTLGAVPIFYTLKEENEYQLDLDEIRSKITDKTRALVLITPSNPTGGVLCERVLKELADIAIQHDLMVLSDEVYERLLYDDAEHRSIAALPGMKERTVTLNGFSKAYSMTGWRLGYAAAPEELIRTMNKLHQHVTTCAPSFVQQAGVTALLDEKEEVRDMVKEYARRRDCAVEAINATPGIHCLKPKGAFYIFINIKGLGMTGDEFAPYLLEKAGVAMVPGSVFGPEGKYYIRMSFANSLENVQEGCRRLAQVCAAIMEKKG from the coding sequence ATGGAGCTGCGGATCGCTGAACGGATGAAAGTGCTGGAACCTTCCGGAATCCGGAAGGTCAACGAAAAAGCCCTGGCCATGGAACGGCAGGGCGAGAAAGTCCTCCATTTTGAACTGGGACGGCCGGATTTCGATACGCCGGAATACATCAAGAAAGCCTGTATGGCGGATCTGGAAAAAGGGGATGTATTCTACACCTCTAATTTTGGGACCATGGAACTGCGCAAGGCCATTGCCTGGAAGCTGAAAACCCAGAACCACATCGACTACCGGCCGGAGGAAATCCTGGTCACGGTGGGGCTGTCGGAAGCCGTGTACGAAGCCATGGCCGCTCTCCTGGATCCGGGCGATGAGATCCTGGTACCCAATCCCGGCTGGCTGAACTACAAGAACATCCCCAGGACCCTGGGGGCAGTTCCTATCTTTTATACCTTAAAGGAAGAAAACGAATACCAGCTGGACCTGGACGAAATCCGCAGCAAGATCACGGACAAGACCCGGGCCCTGGTCTTGATCACACCCAGCAATCCCACCGGTGGCGTCCTGTGCGAACGGGTCCTGAAGGAACTGGCGGACATCGCCATCCAGCATGATCTGATGGTGCTGTCCGATGAAGTGTACGAAAGGCTGCTGTATGATGATGCCGAACACCGCAGCATTGCCGCCTTGCCGGGCATGAAGGAACGCACCGTGACCCTGAACGGGTTCTCCAAGGCCTATTCCATGACGGGCTGGCGCCTGGGTTATGCGGCGGCTCCGGAGGAACTGATCCGGACCATGAACAAACTTCATCAGCATGTGACCACCTGCGCTCCTTCGTTTGTGCAGCAGGCCGGGGTAACGGCCCTGCTGGACGAAAAAGAGGAGGTCCGGGACATGGTGAAAGAATATGCCCGCCGCCGGGATTGTGCTGTGGAAGCGATCAACGCCACGCCGGGCATCCATTGCCTGAAGCCCAAAGGGGCCTTCTACATCTTCATCAATATCAAAGGACTGGGCATGACTGGGGATGAATTCGCACCCTATCTGCTGGAAAAGGCCGGGGTGGCCATGGTTCCCGGCAGTGTGTTCGGACCGGAAGGGAAATACTACATCCGGATGTCCTTTGCCAACAGCCTCGAAAATGTGCAGGAAGGCTGTCGGCGGCTGGCTCAGGTCTGTGCAGCAATCATGGAGAAAAAAGGATAA
- a CDS encoding LysR family transcriptional regulator: MDTSTLLLFRDLCRTRNMTQTAQAFFLTQSTLSKRLAQLEEELGYPLLVRSKGRQQAELTSRGEKFLVLATRMLELYEESRALKEEQERFFLRLGCMRSVQEAFLSDFLECFLVTHPRFSLTLEDHHSHEIRELLLEGLLDLGVVQIPYTGHGLVSQLLYDEYFQVVMKDPGRFRGKKELSVRELDARQEIFQSFTDGFRAWHDTHWRILDSKIRVNSTPTAEKYFQAPEDWMIVPCSVARAMTGRGFTAFPLKEVTPLHQVYLCWRQEEDRPHVMALLDALEEHFNP; encoded by the coding sequence ATGGATACATCCACCCTCCTCCTGTTCCGTGACCTGTGCCGCACCCGGAATATGACCCAGACTGCCCAAGCCTTCTTTTTGACCCAGTCCACCCTGAGCAAGCGGCTGGCCCAGCTGGAGGAAGAACTGGGCTATCCCCTGCTGGTCCGCAGCAAGGGACGGCAGCAGGCAGAGCTCACCAGCCGGGGCGAAAAGTTCCTGGTGCTGGCCACCCGCATGCTGGAACTGTATGAAGAAAGCCGGGCCCTGAAGGAAGAACAGGAACGGTTCTTCCTTCGGCTGGGCTGCATGCGCAGCGTCCAAGAGGCCTTCCTGTCCGATTTCCTGGAATGCTTCCTGGTGACCCATCCCCGGTTCAGCCTGACCCTGGAGGATCACCACAGCCACGAGATCCGGGAGCTGCTGCTGGAAGGACTGTTGGATCTGGGGGTTGTCCAGATTCCCTATACCGGGCATGGCCTGGTCAGCCAGCTGCTCTATGATGAATATTTTCAGGTGGTCATGAAGGACCCGGGGCGCTTCCGCGGAAAAAAGGAGCTTTCTGTCAGGGAGCTGGATGCCCGGCAGGAAATCTTCCAGAGCTTTACAGACGGGTTCCGCGCCTGGCATGATACCCACTGGCGGATCCTGGACAGCAAGATCCGGGTGAACAGCACCCCCACCGCCGAAAAGTATTTCCAGGCCCCGGAGGACTGGATGATCGTCCCTTGCTCCGTGGCCAGAGCCATGACCGGCCGAGGCTTCACCGCTTTTCCTCTGAAGGAGGTCACCCCGCTGCACCAGGTGTACCTCTGCTGGCGCCAGGAGGAAGACCGCCCCCACGTAATGGCCTTGCTGGACGCCCTGGAGGAGCATTTCAATCCGTAA